Below is a genomic region from Leptospira barantonii.
CGTTTGTGGATAAACTCGGAGAAAGAATCGCACAATCTTGTTTAACCGCGATCGACGACGGAACGATCCCCGATTCTTGGGGAAGTATCACCGTGGACGACGAAGGTTCCGCTCCGCAGAAAACCGTTTTGATCGAGAATGGAATTTTAAAAAGTTATCTTTCCGATCGGGTTGGAGCGGAAGAAGTCGGAGTTCCGAGAACCGGGAGCGCGAGAAGAGAAAGTTATATGTATGCTCCCGTTTCAAGAATGAGAAACACATACATCGCGGCCGGAAACGATTCTTTCGAATCCATGTTATCCGGAATCGACTACGGACTTTTCGCAAAGAAGATGGGCGGCGGTTCGGTAAACCCATCCACGGGAGAATTTAACTTTTCCGTGGAAGAAGGATACGTTATCCGAAACGGAAAGATCGCGGAACCGGTACGGGGAGCCACTTTGATCGGGAAGGGAGACGAGATTCTTCCCAAGATCAGCATGGTTGGAAACGATCTCGAACTTGCGGCGGGAATGTGCGGCGCTTCCTCGGGTTCCGTTCCCGTCACAGTGGGTCAACCTTCTTTGAAAGTGGACGAGATCCTCGTGGGAGGTCGTTCATGAATTTGGATCAATCCGTTGAGTATGTGTTAGACGTTTGTAAGAAGAAGGGACTCGATCAATACGATCTCGTGGGTTCCGAATCTAAGGACGTAGGAATCGAACTTTTCCGAAAACGAGTGAGCAACACCGAACTATCCAATTCCAGAGGAATCGGAATCCGTTTGATTCAATCCGGCAAACCCGGTTATTCTTACAGCGAAAAATTATCCGAAGAGGCTTTGACGCAGATGGTGGAAGACGCGGTCTCTCAGGCAAAAATTTCAGACGCGTTAGACATCGATCTACCCGGTCCTTCCGAACTTCCTAAGATAGACATTCGTTCTTACGAAGAATCCTTGGAATCTCTCGGTTTTGAATGGCTGAAATCCACCGGAGAAAAACTCGACGATCTGGCCTGGTCGGTCGGCGATAAAATCGAAAACGTTCCGTATTCGTACGCGGGTAAAACCTGGAGTCGATTTATATTAGCAAATTCGAATGGTCTTTTCCATAGCGAAAAATCGAATCTGGTTTCGGCGGGGGTTGCGTTAGTCGCAACGGACGGAAAAACGAAGAAGATGGGCGGTTTTACACGATCCGGTTTGGACTTGGATCGGATCCAGCCGGAATACATCGTTTCCACAGCCGCGGAACGTTCTATGGCCTTGCTCGGAGCGAAATCGATTCCGAGCGGATCGTATCCGATCGTTTTGTCGAATCGAATCAGTCCTCAGATTTTCGGAATGTTTTCTTCACCGTTTTCGGCGGACAGCGTTCAAAAAGGTCTTTCGCGTTTGGACGGAAAGATCGGCGCTCAAATCGCTTCTTCGAACTGGAACGTGTACTGTGATCCTCATGTTCGGGATTATCCGGGTTCGAGATTGCTCGACGCGGAAGGAGTTTTGACGCGTAAAAAAGCCGTGATCGAAAACGGAGTTTTGCAAACTTATCTCTATAATCTTGAATCCGCAAAAAAAGCGGGAGTGGCTCCTACAGGCAACGCTGTTCGATCGTACGGAGGAAGAGTGGGAACTTCGTTTAACAATTACGTTGTACCTAAGGGTGATAAAACCCTGGAAGAATTGTTGAAGAGCGTTCCCGAATGTATTTACGTTTTGAAACTCGAAGGCGGCTCGGGTTGTAGCGCGGTTTCCGGAGAGATTTCTATCGGTGTTCAGGGGATCTATTACAAAAACGGAATGCCCGTTCATCCCGTGGACAGCATAACAATGAATCTGAATTTTTTTGATCTTCTTTTCCGAATCGATGGAATTTCAAACGAATACAACGATTCTTATTCTTCGATCAAGGTTCCCGATATTCTGATTCGAGAAGCAAGTATCGCCGGCTGAAATCGGTTTTCGCTTGCTTCTCTCTTTGACATAGGGTTTTCTTTCCGAAATAACTTTCCGTTTCGGGAGAAACCCTTGAGTCCTTGGATCCACTTTTCGCAAACCCTCAAACTTTTCGTTTTACAAATTGCAAAACTTTTCAAAGAGAAGAATTTTTCGATTCGAATCCCTTCTCAGTCCTTTTCTAAAATTTATTTACTGATTCTGTTTCTTTTTGCGGGAACGATTCACGCTCAGGTAAGAATCGAATTCGGTCCCACGGGAGAAGTGAAAAAACCTTCTCAGATCCGAGCCAAGTTTTCGGAATCGATGATTCCTTTGGGGAATCCGAAATTCTCCCTATACCCATTCGAGATCCGTTGTCCGTTACAAGGAACGCAACGTTGGGTGGACGATAAAAACTGGGTTCTTGAATTTCCGGAATTGCTTCCGGGCGGAGTGGAATGTACGTTCGAAACGAAGAAGGTCAAATCGGTGGCCGGAAATTCTTTGAACGAAGGTGAAAAGTTCTCCTTCAACACGGGCGGACCCGAAATGGATTCTTCCTCTCCGTATGAAGGAGGAATCATAGACGAGGATCAGATTTTTATCGTGGATCTGGATTCCGAACCGGATTCTTCCTCGATGAGCGATCATATCTACTTTGTGACCGACGGGCTTCGCGATAAGATCGGTTTTAGCAAGGTCAGTAGCTCCGTCGAAAAACAAATCCTAAAGGCGAACTACAGAGACGGAAAAACGGAGCGGACGATTTTGATCAAACCGGATCAGAAGTTCGCGAGCGGTAAAAAAGTTTATCTCGTTTTGGAACAGGGACTCAAATCCAAATCGGGAGTTCCCAGAAGCTCCACAAGAAAAATTGAATATACCGTAAGACAGGCTTTCCGCGCCGAATTCAATTGTGATCGAGTGAACGCGAAAGCCGCTTGTATTCCTTCCTTGCCTTTGACCTTGAACTTCAATTCTCCGGTTGCGGTCGAAATTCTCAAAAAGATTCAGCTTCAAACCGCAGAAGGTAAAATGATTCCCGCCGTTGTTTCGGGCGAGAACGGAAGTCATGAATACGGAGTTCGTTTTCCAACACCTCTTTCACCGAAGTCGAAGTTTCAGATCATTCTTCCTTCGGGTGTAAAGGATGACGCCGGTCGTCCGCTCGTGAATCAATCCTCTTTTCCTTTGAGTGTTTCCACGGATGATTATCCTCCGCTTTTGAAGTTCGCTTCTCAGTTCGGAATTTTGGAACGATTTCCGGAAGCGGTTCTTCCGGTTACGATTCGAAACCTGGAAGCGGAGAATCCGGTTCGATTGTATCAAGTAAAGACCACACCCGATACTTCGGATAAGGTCAAAGAACAATTCGATAAGTTGAAGGACAAGGGAAAGGAAATTCTCAACTGGGCCACGGGTAAGGACGAAAAAAATTCCAATTCGGGTCAAAACACACAACAGTTTACGGGAAGAGAAATGATTCTCGATTCCACTCAGATCGGTGAAATCGTTCAATATCTCAAGACGATCGAAAATCTGGAACATCGTTACTCCATCTTCGATCCTTCTAAAAATCCTCCGCCTACCAACGAGATCAAACTTCAAAGCAAACAAGGAACGAGACGTTTTGAAGTGGTCGGAATTCCTCTTAAAAAACCGGGCTTTCACGTAGTCGAAATGAAATCGGACGTATTAGGAAATTCTTTATTAGGAATCAATCAACCGTTTTACGTTCGCACCGCGGCCCTTGTTACCAATCTTTCCTTACATTTTAAATGGGGAAAAGAATCCTCTCTGGCCTGGGTTACAAGATTGAACGACGCGAAGCCGGTCCCGAACGCGGACATTCAAATCTTCAATTGTAAGAACGAAAAAATTTACGTGGGGAAAACCGGTCCGAACGGAACCCTGATCATCAAAGGAATTCCTACAAAATCCAAGGCTCCGTATTGTTCTTGGAGAGCCTATGACAACGGTTTGTTTTTGACCGCGGTTTCCGAAGACGACTTTACGTTCACTCATACTCGTTGGCAAAACGGAATCGAAAACTGGAGATTCAATCTTCCCGGAGATTACGGAGACAGCAACGTTCTATTTCATCCGATTTTGGATAGAACCTTATTCCGCGCGGGCGAAACCCTTTCGATGAAACTCGTGTCGAGGGGAAAACGTTCCTTCGGTTTCGAGGTTCCGGGTCAAAACGAATATCCCGCCTTTGCAAAAATCGTTCACTCCGGTAGCGAAAAAGAATATTCACTTTCTTTAAAGTGGACTCCGGAAGGAACCAGTTCGGTTCAATTCAAAATTCCGAAAGAAGCTAGCCTCGGAGTGTATCGGATCTCGTTGAGCGACTTTCCCGGCAAGGACAGGGGGCAGGTTTACGCCGGAGAATTCAGGGTGGAAGAGTTTAGAGTTCCTCTGATGAAAGCCGACTTTCAAACCTCCGGTTCGAACGTTTCTCCATCGAAGATCGGAGTTACGGGGAGCGTTCGATATCTTTCCGGTGGAGGCGCCGGAAAAATTCCAGTTTTACTCCGAACCAGAGTTACGAACGGAGGAGGAGTTTACTTTCCGGATTATTCCGATTTTTCGTTTAGCAACGGTAAGGTGAATCAAAAATCCGAGGACAACGAAGAATCATCGAACACAAGCGCGGTCGAGTTTACGAAAACTCCTTTGACCTTGGACTCGAAAGGATTTTTTGAAACAACGGTGAAGTCGATTCCGGAATCCGATACGACTCAAGTTTTGGAAACGGAACTCGAGTACAGAGATCCGAACGGAGAAAT
It encodes:
- a CDS encoding TldD/PmbA family protein, yielding MNLDQSVEYVLDVCKKKGLDQYDLVGSESKDVGIELFRKRVSNTELSNSRGIGIRLIQSGKPGYSYSEKLSEEALTQMVEDAVSQAKISDALDIDLPGPSELPKIDIRSYEESLESLGFEWLKSTGEKLDDLAWSVGDKIENVPYSYAGKTWSRFILANSNGLFHSEKSNLVSAGVALVATDGKTKKMGGFTRSGLDLDRIQPEYIVSTAAERSMALLGAKSIPSGSYPIVLSNRISPQIFGMFSSPFSADSVQKGLSRLDGKIGAQIASSNWNVYCDPHVRDYPGSRLLDAEGVLTRKKAVIENGVLQTYLYNLESAKKAGVAPTGNAVRSYGGRVGTSFNNYVVPKGDKTLEELLKSVPECIYVLKLEGGSGCSAVSGEISIGVQGIYYKNGMPVHPVDSITMNLNFFDLLFRIDGISNEYNDSYSSIKVPDILIREASIAG